The Camelina sativa cultivar DH55 chromosome 14, Cs, whole genome shotgun sequence genome includes a window with the following:
- the LOC104741551 gene encoding GDSL esterase/lipase At1g29660, whose protein sequence is MESYLRKCCLVSMFVLFIGLGFKVKAEPQVPCYFIFGDSLVDNGNNNRLTSIARADYFPYGIDFGGPTGRFSNGKTTVDVLAELLGFDNYIPPYSSVSGQQILQGVNYASAAAGIRDETGAQLGQRITFSGQVENYKNTVSQVVEILGDENTAADYLKRCIYTIGMGSNDYLNNYFMPQVYATSRQYSPEQYAQDLITRYREQLNALYSYGARKFALVGVGAIGCSPNELAQGSPDGTTCVERINSANRIFNNKLKSLVQQLNNDHSDARFTYINAYGVFQDIIANPSAYGFTVTNAACCGVGRNGGQLTCLPGQPPCPNRNEYVFWDAFHPSDAANTVIAQRSYNAQSSSDVYPYDISQLAQL, encoded by the exons ATGGAGAGTTACTTGAGGAAATGCTGTTTAgtttctatgtttgttttgtttataggtttagggtttaaggtaaAAGCAGAGCCTCAAGTTCCATGTTACTTCATCTTTGGTGATTCTTTGGTTGACAATGGAAACAACAACCGGCTTACTTCTATTGCAAGAGCCGACTATTTCCCTTATGGCATCGATTTCGGCGGCCCCACCGGCCGCTTTTCCAACGGGAAAACCACCGTTGATGTCCTCG CTGAGCTACTTGGATTCGATAACTACATTCCTCCGTATAGTTCTGTGAGTGGCCAGCAGATACTTCAAGGAGTCAACTACGCATCTGCAGCTGCTGGAATCAGAGATGAAACCGGTGCACAATTG GGACAAAGGATAACATTTAGTGGGCAAGTAGAGAACTACAAGAACACAGTGTCTCAAGTGGTGGAAATTCTTGGAGACGAGAACACTGCAGCAGATTACCTTAAGAGATGCATTTACACTATTGGGATGGGAAGCAATGACTATCTTAATAACTACTTCATGCCTCAGGTCTACGCCACTAGCAGACAGTACAGTCCCGAGCAGTATGCTCAAGATCTTATCACTCGTTACAGGGAGCAGCTCAAT GCACTATACAGCTATGGAGCTAGAAAATTTGCATTGGTAGGAGTAGGAGCCATTGGATGTAGCCCGAATGAACTCGCACAGGGCAGCCCCGACGGAACAACTTGTGTGGAACGTATCAACTCGGCTAACCGAATCTTCAACAACAAGCTCAAGTCTTTGGTCCAGCAACTAAACAACGATCATTCCGATGCCAGGTTTACTTACATCAATGCATATGGCGTTTTCCAGGACATTATCGCCAATCCATCTGCCTATG ggtttacggTAACGAACGCTGCGTGTTGTGGAGTTGGAAGGAACGGAGGTCAGCTAACATGTTTACCAGGACAACCACCGTGCCCGAACCGAAATGAGTATGTGTTTTGGGACGCGTTTCATCCGTCGGATGCAGCAAACACGGTCATTGCACAAAGATCTTACAATGCACAATCGTCTTCCGACGTTTATCCGTATGATATCTCGCAACTGGCACAGCTTTGA
- the LOC104743614 gene encoding uncharacterized protein LOC104743614, with amino-acid sequence MQEHSRVDDNPIITGGMRDFQAVFTHCSLSDIASHGPLFTWCNKRENDLIHKKLDRVLVNAAWEQLYPYAYNVFAAGGCYDHLNCRIMVKGEGDNHGRRRKPFKFVNLLTEMEEFLPLKLKGLKPALRSLAKRRLGNLVLKTREAFDVLCEKQQANSTNPSSLAMEEENAAFKRWDFLVGLEEKFLKQKSKLHLLKVGDKNNTAFHRAATIQKAQNTIKEIHCSDGRMVKKEEEIKTEAERHFPEFLQLIPPDFEGSTVEELERLLPFRCSVVDQQALTRVVSGEEIKKVLFSMLNDKSPRPDGFTSEFYKSTWELLGAEFVLAVQSFFAKGFLPKGINSTILALIPKKVSTMEMKDYRPISCCNVIYKVISKIIANRLKRVLPKFVSVNQSTFVKDRLLIENVLLTTELIKNYHKDSLSGRCAIKIDISKAFDSFQWSFLSKVLSAVQFPPTFIHWIMFCVTTTSFSVQVNGELAGFFRSSWGLSQGCSLSPYLFVICMDVLSKLLDKAAGDRLFGYHPRCQNLGLTHLSFADDLMVLYDGKVRSIEGIVEVFTQFSKMSGLSISMEKSTLYVVGNVPPLDTADSHFLLGLSRECITEINSLCSAFLWSGTELNSRKAKVAWEEVFKPRTEGGLGLRSLQEANTVCCLKLIWRLVSNGESLWVQWAHTNLLKGASFWSVKSTLTLGSWIWTKLLKYRDMAKGFCKVEVGTGEHISFWFDNWSDMGMLSDVVGERGVIELGIPWRSSLAEAWAQRPRRRHRADHLNAIEDAMRMGQQQGQQ; translated from the exons ATGCAGGAACACTCACGGGTTGATGATAACCCGATCATAACAGGTGGAATGAGGGATTTTCAAGCAGTATTTACTCATTGTTCCCTGTCGGATATTGCCTCTCATGGTCCGCTTTTTACTTGGTGTAATAAGCGGGAAAATGACTTAATTCACAAGAAACTTGATCGGGTGTTGGTGAATGCAGCTTGGGAACAGTTGTATCCGTATGCTTATAATGTGTTTGCAGCTGGGGGATGTTATGATCACTTGAATTGCCGGATCATGGTGAAGGGAGAGGGTGACAATCATGGTCGCAGGCGTAAACCCTTTAAGTTTGTCAATTTACTAACTGAAATGGAGGAGTTTCTACCATTA AAGCTTAAAGGGCTGAAACCGGCTCTTCGTTCTTTAGCAAAGCGTCGTCTTGGCAATTTGGTGTTAAAGACGAGGGAGGCTTTTGATGTGTTATGTGAAAAACAACAGGCCAACTCGACAAACCCATCATCTCTTgcgatggaggaggagaatgcAGCTTTTAAAAGATGGGATTTCTTGGTTGGGTTAGAGGAGAAATTTCTTAAGCAGAAGTCCAAGTTGCACTTGTTGAAAGTCGGTGATAAGAACAACACGGCTTTTCATCGAGCAGCTACGATTCAGAAAGCACAAAATACTATCAAGGAGATCCACTGCTCTGATGGCCGCATGGTTAAGAAAGAGGAGGAGATAAAAACTGAGGCTGAAAGACACTTTCCCGAGTTCTTGCAGCTCATTCCACCAGATTTTGAGGGTTCCACGGTTGAGGAACTTGAAAGACTTTTGCCTTTTCGTTGTTCTGTCGTTGATCAGCAAGCCTTGACCCGTGTTGTTTCAGGCGAGGAAATTAAAAAGGTCCTGTTTTCAATGCTAAATGACAAGTCTCCTAGACCTGATGGGTTCACGTCAGAGTTTTACAAGTCCACTTGGGAGTTGTTGGGTGCTGAATTCGTTCTTGCGGTGCAATCATTTTTCGCCAAAGGTTTCTTGCCGAAGGGTATTAACTCCACAATCCTTGCGTTAATCCCTAAGAAGGTATCTACCATGGAAATGAAAGATTATCGTCCCATTTCTTGTTGTAATGTGATCTATAAAGTTATTTCGAAGATCATTGCAAACAGACTTAAGAGAGTTCTGCCTAAATTTGTCTCTGTAAATCAGTCAACATTTGTCAAGGACCGTTTGTTGATTGAAAATGTGCTTCTCACCACTGAACTGATTAAGAACTATCACAAGGATTCCCTCTCTGGACGTTGTGCTATCAAGATTGATATTTCAAAAGCGTTTGACTCATTTCAATGGTCTTTCCTCTCAAAGGTCCTCTCTGCAGTGCAGTTCCCACCAACGTTCATTCAttggataatgttttgtgttaCCACAACTTCTTTCTCGGTTCAGGTAAATGGTGAGTTGGCGGGGTTTTTTAGGAGCTCTTGGGGACTTTCTCAGGGGTGTTCCTTATCACCgtatttatttgtaatatgcATGGATGTCCTCTCCAAGCTACTAGATAAGGCGGCCGGCGACCGACTATTTGGTTACCACCCCCGGTGTCAGAATCTTGGCCTTACTCACCTTAGCTTTGCTGATGATCTCATGGTGCTTTATGATGGTAAAGTACGGTCAATAGAGGGTATCGTAGAAGTTTTTACTCAGTTCTCCAAGATGTCTGGTCTATCAATCAGCATGGAAAAATCCACACTATATGTGGTAGGCAATGTACCTCCTCTTGACACTGCCGATTCCCATTTTCTGTTGGGTCTCTCCCG GGAATGTATTACGGAGATCAACTCATTGTGTTCGGCTTTCCTCTGGTCAGGGACTGAGCTGAACTCACGAAAGGCAAAGGTAGCGTGGGAGGAGGTCTTTAAGCCCCGAACAGAGGGTGGTCTTGGGCTGCGGTCATTACAAGAGGCTAATACTGTTTGCTGTTTAAAGCTGATCTGGCGTTTGGTTTCGAATGGTGAGTCTCTCTGGGTGCAATGGGCACACACAAATCTGTTAAAAGGAGCTTCTTTCTGGTCGGTCAAAAGTACTTTAACATTGGGTTCTTGGATATGGACTAAGCTCTTAAAGTACAGAGATATGGCTAAGGGGTTTTGCAAGGTTGAAGTGGGAACTGGTGAGCACATCTCTTTCTGGTTTGACAATTGGTCTGATATGGGTATGCTTTCGGATGTGGTGGGGGAGAGAGGTGTTATTGAACTAGGGATTCCCTGGCGGAGTTCACTCGCAGAGGCATGGGCTCAGCGTCCTCGACGTCGACACCGTGCTGATCACCTTAATGCAATTGAGGATGCCATGAGAATGGGTCAGCAACAAGGCCAGCAGTGA